GTGAAAACAGGATGAGATGTGTGAAAccataaaatatgtattattattattattgttattgatgatgatgataataataataataataataatcaacaACGGTGTGGAAGTGGAGATGAAACCAGAGTGACTCAGTAACTATGAACACTGAGGACATTCCATGAAGGAATTCTTTTTGAAGAGGCCACGTGAAAGGCTTCTCTCCCTCAACATGATTTCCCTGCAGGGGCTATGAATGAATGCATCCACTCTGTGTGAAATCCTTGCTTGATTCGAAACACTGACATATGACACACAGCAGCTGACACACACTTACATTTATTCATCTCATATCCAACAAAACCAGCTAAGGTTCAAAAGAAACATAcataaatatcaacaaattacaaataatgtttgtgaaaatgaaatacGCAAAACTTGACAATACCCCACTTGAATAAGAATTACCTTCAAAGGACCAAATCTACAGGTGGACAGACCCTCCAaaatttctgtttttaataCTGGGATGCTGACCTGTGCCCTCCAACATTCTGGTCTGCCTGCTTCAACCAGCCAAACATCCCTGGGTTGCTATGGAACTGCATTCAATGATCATATTTGCTCCTTGCTTACTTGCACCTCACTTAAATCTATTATTAACCCAGTGGttaaacacacattaaaaacatggaCTCATTTAAGGAAATACTTTGGATTACAAAGCTTCTCTCCCCTAAGCCGCATAACATCAAACCACCTTTTGAAACAGTCATCCCAGGGCCTTGTCTTTAAAGAAAGGTGCAGGAAGGGCATTATACATTTTAAGGACCTATATCAAGACAGTAATCTCGCATCTTTTGATCTGATTTTCTCAGGTATCTCCAAGTAAGACAGCAGCAAGACAAAACAGCATTGGGACAAGACCTAGGTCTCTCCCTGACTACGGACAGGGAGACCAAAATTCTTagtattattcattcattattctagcaaataaacaagacaaaaaggACAAATAGAACAGACTTAAGTTGTTTTTCCTCCAGCATACTTTATCCCGCCACTATCACATTCTCTGCATCTCACCACCCAACGACATAGTACTAAAATGAATGTTGTAATAACCCCAATAGTTGTGTATAAGACCATGTAAATTGGACAAATGATCGTGCTAAATCTGCCTTCCATCATTCCATTCTACCCCATTAAATGGATTGGGACATTTGAGCTCGACCGAGTAATCGCACAACAAAGTTTAGGTGGCTGGATGACTGATTCGCAGTGTCCAAAAGACGGGGCCAGAACAGTCAGGATTCAGAACATTTTCTGTTGTCTCACAAAATCATAGAGAACTGCCTCAACATTGCAAACTCTGATTTCGTCTCTTTACACTTGTCTCAGCCATGTAAATACCAGGGATGCTTCCCAAAGAAGTCTCCAGTCACTGGGTAGAGACCATGGAACTAGCTTAAGCAGATATAATAACAATCCAGCAAAGTGGAGAAGGAGTTGGACTTAAATGTTATGCAATTTATACAGAAAGATGGCAGAGTGTGATCATAGCAAAGCTTAACTGAATGACTTTTAAACTGCAATATTTTATTGGAACATCTCATTTCTAAAATAGACAAATGACAGTGAAACTGTCAACAATAAAGTCTATCTACGTCTAAGACAGTGAAACTGAGATAGTGATTGTGTAATCAGAGACAGATGTGACAATAGCTGTGAGTCATGAATGCTTTAAATCTGTGTCCAAGCTTTTGTGCAGGCTGGCGTTTAAGGCAGCACTTCGATCCAAGAATCGCCCAGTATGGTTCCCATGCTTCCACACGACTGAGCAGAATGATGAGATGGAAGGAATGGCCGGGGAGGGGCACAAAAAGTCAGATGAAAGTGGAACAAAAGAGGGTCTGCTGGTGCAGCGGAGTACAATTGTGGTCACAAATACTTTTTCAGATGAGAAGTCAGCAGTTAAAAATGTAGTCAGGATCCTTATGGCAAAATGTGCCACCGCTGCTTTTTAGTCTAATGACTGtagctgtttgtgtttcatgtgttCCATGGGCAATTAGCAGGGATCTCGCCAGTGCACTTGACAGTGAGGGCGTCTATGCTCATATATGGATTCCATACATGAAGTGTCGACCCCAAAGATGACTTTTAACAGGCTACTTCAACCTCTTTGGTTGAAGTGGCATCTAAGTGTCTCTTAGATGTTCAGATTGTTATGCTAATGCAGCATGACACGCAATCCTCTTACTAGAACATGTGCGTTGCCATCTTCTTTGTTGCTTGAACACTGCAACACTATCCATGTACCTCACCTTTTAGCCAGGATTTTGAGACACAGCGTCCCAATGTCTGTCATCAAGGGGTAGGAGCATTTTCTTCATGTAAACAGCATCAACATCCTTCCAATTATAGCACTCTTCCATGCCACGTCGACCAATAAATTGCAAGTTTTGCAAATGTTGATGATGGCGAGATCTTGGCtaaaaacaaatatggtgcCCACGATGACTGCAGTTCCATGAAGGTACGAGAATCTACATATTTTGATTGATTGTGCAGCAAATTTACGAAAGACAAACTCCATTttcatggaaacaaaaatgatggcACAACAATTAGTACAGGTACTAATAAACAGAAATGTAGGGCATTCAATTTCCTCTCATTCAATGTTTTTGAGTTCAGGGCATTCCTAGGATTCCCAGACATCACACATACACAGTCCTGGTAAATAATGTGGGATACCAACCAACCCCAGTTTGACCCAAAAAACAACAGACACGACTTTTGTTTGTGTACATAAATGTACTCCAAAGATCATGACTAGTACAGAAGGAAGACTAAAGTTATTTCCTCTCAGGCGAAACTAATCCTGAGCAGCTTCCTTCATCTGAAATCTCACGCCTGACCACACTACTCTAACCTCAGATCATCATATGACTGATCACGGCTGTTTTGGCTTTCAGTCTCGTACATAAGACGCGGTGATGTTACATCCACTAGGGATTTATTGTTTAACCACAATGgcagcttgtttctgcagctCCCATCCTGCACCTGTTAGTGTTCAATTATAGCTTCTTCTGAATCCTTCTTTGTTTACATTAAACAGGAAATACTGCTACATTCCTTCCAAACTTGACAAGGCCACAGACTTTATTGCCAGCAGGAGTTAAATTAATCCACTTCTTTCAGTGGAAAGCAGGGAGGCACCAAAGGTCGAGTCTGCTTGGCCACAGGTGTCAGGAACAGTTATACCCAGAGATTACACATTCCAGACATGTAAGCTGTAATATTTGCGAACAATCAACTCCATTATTCATTCAGACCTACTTAGCTGGAGTGTTAAGCATACAAACAATACACCTTAATGGCcatgaggaaaaacaacatcatCTGACATTCTGAGACGCATCATTTGTACGAGCTTTCAGAAGCCGAGCACAGATGATGCTCGTGAGCGGACTACACACACGCAGCTGACACCACAGACAGCAGATCGCCGTGGCTGCAGGAATTACTGCTGTTGCACATCTAGCAAGCGGCGTCAGCCACTCAGTGACTGTGAGAACTCATTTCAAGTGGAAAGCAGCTTAGCAGGGATTTATCTGTTCAGTTTTACGTGCTCAGTTATAGTCAAATGCAGAAGGTATCACAGCTCCATTTCACGGTGATCCACCCCAAACCACTGGAAACCACTGAGCCATCAAGGTTAACTGAGCTGGACAtaagcatttttttcaaaataaaaactgatcCACAATCATAACATGAGAGCCTTGCAGTTAAGTCTAGGTATTTAAAAAGATTTGAAGTAGACCAAAAGATCCTCCTAAGTTAAACATCATGCAAAGATGCAAATAATTTCAGGACCAAATGAGAAAGAAAGTAAGTGAGATCAGTCAGCATGGAAAAGGTTATCATGTCATTTCTAAAGCTTTGGGACTCCACTGGACCACAGTAGGAGCCATtaccacaaatgaaaacatggaacaGGGATGAACTGCAGGCCTCACGTGCCTCAGTTACGTTCATCGCTCTACCATGAGATAAAGGGGGTGACGATCTCACACACAACATCATTGTCCACAGTCACACATACAGAAAGACATGGCAATGATTACTCACCTCTGTTCTTGTGCAAGGGCTGCGTTTACCTGAAGAGAAACAGATACAACGTGTCGTTAATACAAACAATGCTGATTAACAAGCTCAGCAACACTTTACTTCAACAAACAGCTTTACTTCTACTTGCAAAAATAACAAACTGACCTTTCAAGTTCTATTGACAGTCCAGCCTGACTGAAGAGACAGTACGAAAATGTCTGAGTGCATTAAACAACTACAGACTCTAAACTCACTTTAAACGTACAAGATCTCAGTTTCAGAATGAACATTGACAAGCAAGTATCAAAACATCTTTTTATAGCTTTATTCTAATAGAAGTGCACACACAACATTAGAGCATCCAATCTGAAGAGTTTATCCACAAAAAGTACAACGCGAGTTTGTCCAATAAACTATGCATTGTTGCAGTTTCAACGTGCCAAGTTATTGACATAAGTCTGGTTTAAACAAAAATACTTGCATCACGAGTGtcttttgaaaacacaaagaatCTGTCTTTCTTCTCAGTCATCACAAGTTAAAAAACATATAGCTAATGCTGTTGGTGCTCTGATGGATCGCTCTCACTCGCTACTGAATTTCTGGCTCTCATGCATGCTTATCCATTCACCAGATGTGTACATGTCAATATCAGCGTAGGCCTCGTACCAGGCCTCTGCCTATCACAGCTGACTGTCTCAGTACTCTAACTGAGCACGGGAGCCTTCTCTGTTGATTCTGAAGGCCTCAGCTAGATTTCATCACACCTGACGACACAAACTAGCTGGAATATGATTggataaaataaacatacaatAAACAACACAGTCGGCAGCACAACCAGGAGGATACAATGTGACATGAGGAGAACAGACTAAACAggtataatatattatatatattttatatatcaaTTTCTGGGCAAACGTCCCACATCAATGATCAACGGACCATGctatgaattattatttgtcACCACAACGTAgcatcacacacgcacacaactcTTTAGCTCAGGTAAGTTCTCCGTTTAACAGAAATTTGACATACAAGTATTCCACCTCTATATGACAGATGTgagctgaaaacacagcacTGGAATCTTCACCGTTCTGTAACTGCTGCGCAGATGATTCATTTCATcgtgtgtgtgggtttgaagGCAATAAATGTGAGATGCAATGCAGAGGTGTTATTACCGGAGCATCAGGCATACTCTATATTAATGAGAAATGAACAGTGTAGGAGTAAACACTGGAATAAGGCAAATCAAAGCGTTTTAATCCTTTATAAATATGTCGATAAATGTCAAGACTCCCCTTAGCTGTGGTAGCTCCCATCTTCTAAAAATAGCCCATTCATTCTACACTTATGGACCCAAGCAGCAGCATCAACCTGCTTCTAGTGTGATTTAACCAATCCTCTGAGTATTTAATTATAGTACATCTGATTCAGCAGAAACctaagacgtgtgtgtgtgtgtgtgtgtgtgtggagaattAACAGCTCTTCCCTCAGGAGGTCCATTACAAcagcagacagatagataggcaTTTAGTCAGTAAGCACTGGCTCTCCCTGCAAAAGTGATTGCAGTCTGGAGCGAAGAGTGCATCAGTAATACTTATTAAATAAATACTTATTTCAGAGAAACTTTAACAAGACCAGTGATGAGTCATTTGCAGATGACTCGGCTGCAATGAGTTTTAGCAGTCACGGGTCGCACTGCCCTCACCAGCTGAACCAAACAGTAAGATGAAGGACCTTCTTCATCAAGGCGTGAAATTGAAGTTGTCATTGTTGTTCCATAGACTTTGTGGGTTGATTCTTCAGCTCTTGGCACTGTCTGTCATTCCGTGGAAGGGAGGGGAGGTTCTCGCATTTTTAACAGCAGAAGGGGAAGAATTCCAATGGAGGAGCCCACAAAGTAATACATTGCAAGGAATGCACAATAAGTATTCAACCTACTGAGTTAAGTGGGCTTGGGTGCAAATAGCTTACTATTGTAGGAGTTTACATTCCGATTCTCCAAATCGATTTTTCAATTCGAAATTACTTTTTCACAGTGATTGATCTAATCTGATCTGCTTTGCAAGACAGAATGACAAATAGAGACATTACaatgtctttttgttttaaacatttatccAAGCTTTGTTGCAATCAGTATCACATGGTGAAcaagtaacaaaaataaaagtgtctctcctaaaaaaaaatctgttaaaCTTGCTACCCTTTAAGGAAAGTGCCATTATTGGCGACCATTCTTTCTTTCTGATTTTTGGACATAGCAAATTAGAGTTTGATTCTTGTGTGAATCGATTTGGAGAAGTAGAGAAAATATTTGTGAATTAAACTACTTTTATGATGACATCAAGTCAATGTCATGAACAGGAAACAGGAATTCACCACTGCTTTTTGACCTTCATATTGGGTTAATTAAACAGTTCAACTGATACACTTTTCATTAGGTCATGACAGAAGAATTCCAACCGACAGGATATTTCTGGATGTTCTGGATCCTTCTGTCAAGGATGTTAAGACATGTACACAAATGAAAATCAATGTAATAGTAGTGGATGACTTCAGCTGCTGAAGTAGCCCTTTCATTTGGGCTCTTAAAACTATCACCGGGAGCAAATTATTTACAGGTCAAAACACCATACAAATATTGATGTCATCTAAGGCAGGATGCTCACAACACCTGTCTGGATGAACATGGGGAGGTGTTTTCTGGCACAAGTGAAAGTAGCTCGGTGgtcggagaaagacccttttctttACCAGATGTCACGTGTAAATAATATAATGTCCGTGTGAAACTATTTTTAGAGCATGTTGCAAAAAACGAAACACGAAAGTTGGTCATTATTTCGGCTTTAAAAGCCTATATGTGTCGCAGAAGAATGCACCAggtctattattattatgtaaaagCGATGTGTATTGTTAGCACGTTAGCAGCACCTAGCAATTCAATACCATACCTTCCTGCGGCTGTACCCGGACAGAGCCGTCCTTCTGTATCCACACATCCCCAGGTCCCGTCACTCTGCTCGAAGCCTCCACGGACGACGCCTGGACCGCGGCGGAGGAGCTCCTCCTGCCCGGGTGTCGGTGGGCCAGGCTCCGGCAGCACTGGTAGCAGACAGCCCACGCCTGCTCCTCGTTGATGGGCTGGTTATAAAGACTGAGTATATGTTCCAGAGTCAGCTCCTCCGCGGCTGCGTCCTCCGCGACGCTCATTGTGCCGTGATGCTCGAGCCTGAGCGCCGCAGCATCCGTCAGATCTGTTTGCTCCCCGCATCGCTGCTCAGCCATCCTTTCATTCTCTCAGCAGCGCAGGAGGCCCGAGGAATGGAAGTTCGGCCGGCCAGGGAGACATTGAAGCCTTCTGCTCCGGTTCAATGGTGTAGGAGTAGTGAGAACAGCTCCGGGATCAGGAGACACAAGCGTGCGCGCGCGTGATAAAGCCTTCACTGTGAGCGAGCGCGCCCGCGTGTGGTACATCACAAGCTACAGCCAAGCTCTTGCTCCATCACATGATCGCCCTCCCTCCCGACTCACACACCCACTATAATCATACTGAGCAAAACTGAAAACTATATTTCAGCGGAAACAGATGTCTATGTATTGACGATAGAGATATTGATACGGAACAGCACTGGATAAACGAAGTAGAAAGTGTGATGCCAGAAAACCTACACCAATGGCTCTGTTACGGTCTATTTTAGCACAGAAAATGGGGCATTTCACAGCCCACAGGCgtaaaaacagatttttgagGCACTCTACGGGTTACTTGCAGTCAAACCATGTCCTTATTGTTAAGATCCCTCTCTAGAGCAGGggatcttaacctttttgatttCAGATTCTAATTGTCCTCCCTGAATGTGCCCCATGAGGTAATACAATCATTGCAATAAAAGCcacataatctaatctaatctaatgtttGGCTGGAGTGTGATGTGCTGGAATGTGCTGTTTCACCAATTATTTCCAGTAATTTTTCACAGGATATTCTTACACAATATTTGGCTGTAATCTAcgacaaaataaatgacaacaaatatgtgaacacacaatatttattcatttaccacgTCTGATTCAACATAATATTCAAATAAAGAAGCCGTCAGACAGTAAACACATCACGACACACATATTTGTTTCCAGTGATACAAGCATGTAACTTGACCAtgtgaaaacataaatatgCATCAGGCAGCACAGATGTGGAATGAGAAGTAATAAATGCAcactttgttttcactgaaataattTTCAGATTCTTAAGAAAAATAGGCAgcgaacaaaacaaaatttaaaatgtCCCTTTTCCTTGTTCATTTGTACAATTAAGAGCCTGTGAATGAGACTTTTTTAATTGACAAAAGTCAGCATGCAACTGTGAAGAAGCTGGGGCAGTGACTTTGGAAGTGGAGTTGggggtgaggatgaaggtgtaAACACCTTTTGATAGAGACATACAGATGTAAAATTTGGAATTATGACTTGAAATCCAATAAGTTGCAGTCAATCTTGTAGTAGACATAGGGGTAATACTCTTGCTGGCTCAGGTTCAGGCCTGGGATGTCCATCGTCGACTGAAAGACAAAGTTGAAGTGTGAGTGTCAGGATCAGTGTCTATCTGCAAATGGTCAGGCATCAGCAGCAGGTTTACCAGtgttgtaaacacacacacgtttgattTGTACCACAAGGAATTTTTATCTCAACAGCATGAATTTACAAACGGTTACAACATATGTTGTCACATGAATACACAGAAATCAGGTCACTGCTAACAGAACAGTGGGTCCCTTCAATGATCCAGAACATGATTTTGCCGCAGActcacaataacaataatgtcTTGGGTATTAAGTCACAAATTATGGTCAAAGAATCTGTCACTGTAGAGTGTGCATGCATGCATTATTAAAGCCTTAATAAACACACAATCACTCAACAGAGAGTCACTGTGATTAGGggcataaacatttttaaatagtataagtttgtgtgtgttttgttgaagcACATTTGTACGTCAGTGAATTCACTATGCAATCAGAAAACATCTGACTGACTGTTTGACAAGAGGCCTGAAAATTcactccgtctctctctctctgtacatgGTTCTGTTGAACACAGAGTCTGCCTGTCAGTAACTACATATATAATTACTAAGAGCTTAATGTATTGTTGTATAATAACGTTGGACCTTAGTCACTCAGATATTCTTATTGCTTTGGTTTTGACACCTGACGAAGAGAAACATTGAGGTGAAAACTTTAGGTTTGTTGTATTAATTTAAGATGACACAACATGATTTTTGAGAACGGGGGCTTTATTTATTAAACTGTGAGTAAGAATGAAACCTGCAAAATGTAGGTCGTGCACACAAATGTGTTCAGATTTATAAAAGAATCTGCTAACATGTCCAACGCCTGATCCAGTTTATAAATCATAACCTATCTTAAAGTTGGTGTACACAAGGAAGCGCTTTACCTTATGCCTACATAAGGTCATGGGATCAGCCCAAATGAATATTCAAAGTGCCACTACCGTGACAAGGAATCCCTCCTGAGTGGTGTAGTGACGAGGCACGTGGGAACACAGGCGCCACCAAGTGCTTATTGTGTGAAGGTTAGCCAGTGTTCCTTCTGATGGACTGTCATTAGCATACCTATTTTCACATACTACATATACTCCCAAAAATCCGAATTACCAAAAGCAGTGACATAGATTTTGACACAATTTTGACAGTGAGGATAAACAAACAGCCATTTCCTCtttgctttacttttttttaagttcaacaTCTGCTATTTTGCCATTTGATGAACCAGaccataataacaaaaaaacactgttatTTGTAGTGTCATGTTGAAGGTTTTGtgcgaaaaaaaaacagagtgtaGTCACAGCATGGTAGTAAATAGAGAAGTGGTGAAGTGTTTTGTACACAACCTCATTTACACtaagaaaataacaataatagtccAGGACCAGCACAGACCAGAAGGTGTCAGCCATTCACTATTTAGCTGCCACCACTTCAGGATACTACAATTGTTTCAAAACAGTATTCATCATTTTGACCCGCTTTAACATCAAAAACTGTAGTGACCATTATGTCAGGTTATGAGAATGTTTTCAATCTCTTATAAAACACTGGTAGTAATAAATAGATTTATAGATTTGACTAGATTAGCTGGCCTTTCTAAGTCCAAATTGAACTTACATCAATGATTGCTGCAGCGCCGCTGTCAAGATGTTTGTACAGATCATTTAGAACCTCGCGCAGCCTCTTCATAGTCTTCTTGTTAGGCTGCAGTAGCATCGCCTGGAAATTCACTGGTAATCCATATCTGTAGGAACATTTATTAAGTTACTTCTCACactctgtccatccatcaaacatttttttcatcaaaaaatATGCACAATTATTGACTGTTTAATTAGAGGAAATGAACAGCAATCACGGGAAATTCTACTACGTTTAATCATTAAGCTGAAATGGTTATAAAAAGCACCTTACATTAAAAACCTGACAAAGACCAGACCAAAAAACTTTGATCTATTAACTACAATCCCAAATTATCTCAAAAATACAATGACCCTGATACATACAACAGGATGCTTACATCTACTTCCTGTTAACGTTCAAAGATAAAtagttgcattttattttttacctcaATAAATATCAACAAAGAAAAAGGGAATGCTTTGTATAAGCAtatgagatgagaaattcatACCTTAAAACGGACTCCACAAATACCCGCAGAGCCTTGATGTGGATCCATGCGATGAAAGCTTCACTGAAGTTCACTTTCAGCCAGCGAACCAGCGGGCCCTAGAAAAAAACCATGGCAGTTTAAGTATTCAGTTATCAATATTTACAACTGTGTTTCTGATTCATTCCTTCAATAAATGACCATCGGAAGTGTTGGCAAGACAGCCGTGGATTGTACTGGAGACAATGAAACGCTTCTGGTCTATAGGCAATCGAGATAACGTTTCAATTAGTTGATGTTATTATGTACTTTCACAGTTTAATTTCTTGTGAATGTGGTTCAAAATGCTCAGGAtatttattataaaatatgaatatgttttgtaaaacattaaatattgaGAGATTTCACAAACCTCATGACCAAGTCAGCTGAGGTgcaaactgttcaatgaaaAAGGAGGCACAGATGGAAACAAGAAGATGTCCATAGAACTCACATATTGCTTCTTCTTATCGGTAGACAGACGTGTCATTTCTTCCTTGTCCGCCTTCATCTCATCTTCATTGTACTGGAAGTCTCTCACTGTAAACCTGTGAAGAAGACATTATGTTGAAGTGAAGTTAGATTAACAGCATAAATAAATGAGtatgatgtaaaaatgtaaattatttacAGTGCCAgggcatacagagaccaagaccggGACCAAACTGAATGCACAACAATGAATACAGAACTTGATTTATGATGGAAAAAAGgacatctgattttttttgcaGTACGAAATAAATGTTGGTCTGTATGACTAATTGAGATATGCTTCTGCaatcagtttggtctcagtcttggtatGGTCCCCACTCATTGGCCTttgtctctgtatgctctgggcTGTGCAACATATCTGTATGCAGCCATAACAGCCGATATATTTAGGAGGAGCTATTTTTATTGAGTAAACAGCTTGATTTAGACATCATCCTTTGAAGATATGGGTCATTACGTGTCACAGCACATGTCTTGAAGAGACTCTTACTTGTTTTCTCTTGCTTTGTGCTTGAAGTCATCCACCGCCTTTCTGAACAACGTGACACTGAATAATCCGCTGTCATTGTCTTCAAATAACAAACTACAGGGAAAGGGAGGTAGCAGTCACACCACAAATATCGCACAGCAATGAAAAGGTGGGATATAGAAACTCAGTATCTGACACGGCTTACTTTGAGGATCGAGGAACCACCATCTCAGCAAGTGTCTCATACACTTTCTGCCAGTCGGTGTACGATGTTCTGGAAGTAACAAGAGCAGCATTTACTCAACAGGAATTGGCCGATCTCTCTTGCAAACCAACCAAACTACTGGAACTAATACGGCATTGGTTTTGGCCATGAACTTCTAATACTGGTCTTGCTGTTTACATCAGTAAACAATAAGCAGAAACAATATTAGATGCAGTGTATTTCTATCAAACTAGACTGTTTCCAAAGCAAGAAAACTATTGGAAACAACTTAATAACCCTGTTGTTTTGGCTCGATCGTGAGTTAGAAACAATAAGTCCTTTTTTTGTTAAGTCCAGTGGCATTTTGGAAATCCTCTGAACGATCTCATATTACTCACCACACATTCTACAGTTTCAAGTTCGTCCAAGTATTTGGATGGATAAAAAACAATTATACTTTTCAATTTTACTTCATTTGTTTAGATGATTAGAAGGATATAAACATACTGAATACATCAATTATAAACATTGCGGTTAATATTTGTGAAATGGCAGCcgagttatttttaaaaaatacagtaaTTTTGCTCCTTTTTCCCAGACAGGTTATATTTTCAAAATCTGGAAGTTGCGCAACACTCAAAGTTTAATGTATTGACGAAAACGATTTTTCAATTTCAGTAACACACTGTACAATGGCATGAATAAGCAATCTGAAATTATAAATTTGAACTACTCTTCACAGTAACATTTCA
This window of the Synchiropus splendidus isolate RoL2022-P1 chromosome 12, RoL_Sspl_1.0, whole genome shotgun sequence genome carries:
- the LOC128768716 gene encoding V-type proton ATPase subunit C 1-A-like translates to MTEFWLISAPGEKTCQQTWDTMMAATTRSNNLSTNHKFSMPELKVGTLDVLVGLSDELAKLDSFVESVVKKVAQYMADVLEDSRDKVQENLLANGVDLVTYITRFQWDMAKYPIKQSLKNISEIISKQVSQIDNDLKTRASAYNNLKGNLQNLERKNAGSLLTRSLADIVKKDDFVLDSEYLITLLVVVPKTSYTDWQKVYETLAEMVVPRSSNLLFEDNDSGLFSVTLFRKAVDDFKHKARENKFTVRDFQYNEDEMKADKEEMTRLSTDKKKQYGPLVRWLKVNFSEAFIAWIHIKALRVFVESVLRYGLPVNFQAMLLQPNKKTMKRLREVLNDLYKHLDSGAAAIIDSTMDIPGLNLSQQEYYPYVYYKIDCNLLDFKS